Proteins encoded within one genomic window of Phototrophicus methaneseepsis:
- a CDS encoding NAD-dependent epimerase/dehydratase family protein — MTTVLVTGSSGKVGRACVKDLLEHGYDVVCADVVPPREDQGCPFTQVELSDFGQTLQAVAGIDDRYAGVDAIVHLAAIPAPGRSANSVIFENNILSTYNIFESARVLGIKNVVWASSETVLGLPFETPPPYAPVDEDYPGRPESAYSLSKLLGEEMAKQYCRWEPDMKIIGLRFSNVMEPQDYAAFPSFDSDAMKRKWNLWAYIDARDAAQGIRKALEYQGTGADVFIIANADSVMSRPNADLMAEVFPDVPMKKEVGAHETLLSIDKARRILGYEPAYSWRDEV; from the coding sequence ATGACAACTGTGCTTGTAACAGGTAGCAGCGGCAAAGTGGGCCGTGCCTGTGTGAAAGATTTACTGGAACATGGCTATGATGTGGTGTGTGCGGATGTCGTCCCGCCACGAGAAGACCAGGGATGCCCATTTACACAGGTTGAACTGAGCGACTTCGGCCAGACGTTACAGGCGGTCGCTGGCATTGATGACCGCTATGCCGGAGTGGATGCGATTGTGCATTTGGCGGCGATCCCGGCACCTGGTCGCAGTGCCAACAGTGTTATCTTCGAAAATAATATCCTCAGCACCTACAACATTTTTGAATCAGCCCGTGTGTTGGGTATCAAGAATGTGGTGTGGGCGTCCAGCGAGACGGTCCTTGGCCTACCCTTCGAGACGCCGCCACCATATGCGCCAGTTGACGAAGACTATCCAGGCCGCCCAGAATCCGCTTATTCTTTGTCCAAATTGCTTGGCGAAGAAATGGCGAAGCAGTACTGTCGTTGGGAACCCGATATGAAGATCATCGGCCTGCGCTTCTCCAATGTGATGGAGCCGCAGGATTACGCCGCATTCCCCAGCTTTGACAGTGATGCTATGAAGCGTAAATGGAATTTGTGGGCTTATATTGATGCACGTGATGCCGCGCAGGGTATCCGTAAAGCACTGGAATATCAGGGCACGGGTGCGGATGTCTTCATCATCGCGAATGCCGATAGCGTCATGAGCCGCCCCAATGCCGACCTCATGGCGGAAGTGTTCCCAGATGTGCCGATGAAGAAAGAAGTTGGCGCTCACGAGACGCTGCTCTCGATTGATAAAGCGCGCCGCATCCTGGGGTATGAGCCAGCCTATAGTTGGCGTGATGAGGTCTAA
- a CDS encoding DoxX family membrane protein codes for MARIIDWFNTADKTVTRWMARYAVLILRISVGIVFFWFGFIKFFPGLSPAEEIAGRTIETLSFGLIQPQLSLPILAAWESLIGLGLITGRFKRATLFLLFLQMIGTTMPIFIFPAETWKVFPIAPTLEGQYIIKNMVLISAGLVIGATVRGGDMVADEDLADEADHRFQHQARNPD; via the coding sequence ATGGCGCGCATCATTGACTGGTTCAACACTGCTGATAAAACCGTGACACGCTGGATGGCACGTTATGCCGTGCTGATCTTGCGCATCAGCGTAGGGATTGTCTTCTTCTGGTTTGGCTTCATTAAGTTCTTCCCAGGCCTCAGCCCAGCAGAAGAAATCGCAGGCCGCACGATAGAGACACTGAGCTTTGGCCTCATTCAACCCCAGTTGAGCCTCCCCATCCTGGCAGCATGGGAATCATTGATTGGGCTGGGACTGATTACAGGCCGTTTTAAGCGTGCGACGCTGTTCCTGCTCTTCTTGCAGATGATTGGCACGACTATGCCCATTTTCATCTTCCCGGCAGAGACATGGAAGGTATTCCCCATCGCCCCCACCCTGGAAGGCCAATACATCATCAAAAACATGGTACTTATCAGCGCAGGGCTGGTCATCGGCGCGACAGTACGCGGCGGCGATATGGTCGCGGATGAGGACCTGGCAGATGAAGCCGATCATCGCTTTCAGCACCAAGCTCGCAATCCAGATTAA
- a CDS encoding MFS transporter codes for MILNPSERQTTSNYRWVMLALCTLTPLFVLTLPTMSMPPMFKIISLELELSLVEVGTIWGAPSLIGIFFSLIGGTLGDRFGTRRTLVTVCLLTGFFGMLRGLAVDFATLMAATTFMSAFQMIIPVVVFKVIRQWMPPEQLGMASGITSAGFATGLMLGPLISTSILMPALGGWRQVLFFYGVIAIAFSIIWLFATSREGRHQNSQTARSVSLRENLSYVVRLRNVWILGIAGLGIAGCFQGFAGYMPTYLKAIGWAELDADRALSVFFMLSLIGVIPLSTLSDRLALRRGYLIIAAMILATGITSLAFVTGNLILIVLAATGLFFDSLMAILNATVMEVEGVGYLLAGTALGFATMIRNIGGAVSPPLGNSLAIYGPHVPFLFWGALGYFAVLILIFVLKSPKRKHAA; via the coding sequence ATGATACTTAATCCGAGCGAGCGGCAGACAACGAGTAACTATCGCTGGGTCATGTTAGCCCTGTGTACGTTAACGCCGCTCTTCGTCCTCACACTGCCTACCATGTCGATGCCGCCAATGTTCAAAATCATCAGCCTGGAGCTTGAACTAAGCCTGGTTGAAGTTGGCACAATATGGGGTGCGCCCTCTTTGATAGGTATCTTTTTTTCGCTGATCGGTGGCACACTTGGCGACCGATTCGGCACTCGGCGGACATTGGTCACGGTCTGCTTGTTAACGGGGTTCTTCGGTATGCTGCGTGGGCTGGCAGTGGATTTTGCCACGTTGATGGCTGCGACCACATTCATGTCAGCATTCCAGATGATTATCCCCGTTGTGGTCTTTAAGGTCATCCGCCAATGGATGCCCCCGGAGCAACTCGGTATGGCGAGCGGCATCACATCTGCCGGGTTTGCAACTGGGCTGATGCTCGGCCCACTGATTAGCACCAGTATTTTGATGCCTGCGCTGGGTGGCTGGCGACAGGTCCTCTTCTTTTATGGCGTAATCGCCATTGCCTTCAGCATCATCTGGCTGTTTGCGACATCCAGAGAGGGACGCCATCAAAACAGTCAGACAGCGCGTAGTGTCTCGCTCAGAGAGAATCTCAGCTATGTGGTGCGGCTGCGCAATGTCTGGATATTGGGCATTGCCGGGTTGGGCATTGCTGGGTGCTTTCAGGGATTTGCAGGCTATATGCCCACTTACTTAAAGGCCATCGGCTGGGCGGAGCTTGATGCAGATCGCGCGCTCTCGGTTTTCTTCATGTTGAGCCTGATCGGCGTGATTCCGCTATCGACCCTTTCTGATAGGCTGGCATTGCGGCGAGGTTATTTGATCATCGCCGCAATGATCCTCGCAACAGGGATTACGTCCCTGGCTTTCGTCACAGGGAATTTAATCCTCATCGTCCTGGCGGCGACGGGCCTATTCTTCGACAGCTTGATGGCAATCCTCAACGCCACCGTGATGGAAGTTGAGGGGGTTGGGTATCTGCTGGCGGGGACGGCGCTAGGCTTCGCAACGATGATCCGCAATATTGGCGGGGCTGTTTCTCCCCCTTTGGGCAACAGTCTGGCAATCTATGGGCCGCATGTACCCTTTTTATTCTGGGGTGCGTTGGGCTACTTCGCCGTATTGATTCTTATCTTTGTGCTGAAATCGCCAAAGCGCAAACACGCAGCCTGA
- a CDS encoding exodeoxyribonuclease III: MRLFAWNVNGIRAAQKKGFLDWLQREQPDIVGIQETKAHPEQLDDELLNPEGYYSYWHSATVKKGYSGVALYSKVAPKSVQMGFGFEEYTQEGRTIVAEYDDFVFITAYFPNGGRDHSRVPYKMKYKAHFLQYCNSLRKEGKSVIFCGDVNTAHQEIDLARPKQNVKTTGFMPEERAWIDTVVDEGYIDSFRLLHPDEEGCYSWWSNRSGARENNIGWRIDYFFISPDLKDRVVDAHIHADVLGSDHCPISLTLK, translated from the coding sequence ATGCGCTTATTCGCATGGAACGTAAACGGCATCCGTGCCGCACAAAAGAAGGGCTTTTTAGACTGGCTGCAACGCGAACAGCCGGATATCGTTGGCATACAGGAAACCAAGGCTCACCCGGAACAGCTCGATGATGAACTCCTCAACCCGGAAGGCTATTATTCTTACTGGCACAGTGCCACTGTCAAAAAAGGCTACAGCGGCGTAGCGCTCTATTCCAAAGTCGCGCCGAAATCTGTCCAGATGGGCTTTGGCTTTGAGGAATATACGCAGGAGGGCCGCACCATCGTCGCGGAATACGACGATTTCGTATTTATTACGGCTTACTTCCCCAATGGTGGGCGTGATCACAGCCGTGTGCCCTATAAGATGAAGTACAAAGCGCACTTTTTGCAGTATTGCAACAGCCTGCGCAAAGAGGGTAAATCCGTCATTTTCTGTGGCGATGTCAACACGGCGCATCAAGAGATTGACCTGGCACGGCCTAAGCAGAATGTCAAGACGACGGGCTTTATGCCGGAAGAACGCGCCTGGATTGATACGGTCGTTGATGAGGGATATATCGATAGCTTCCGGCTGCTGCATCCGGATGAAGAAGGCTGCTATTCGTGGTGGTCAAACCGCAGTGGCGCCCGTGAGAATAATATTGGCTGGCGTATCGACTATTTCTTCATTTCCCCGGATCTCAAAGACCGCGTTGTTGATGCACATATCCATGCAGACGTCCTCGGCAGTGATCACTGTCCGATTAGCCTGACGCTGAAATAG